The stretch of DNA ATCGTAGTGCATCATACTGTTTTAAGTTATATAGTTGAGTCATATACTTGAATGATAaatctgtatgtatatgcacatgcacgtatattattcatttatatataattttcatgaaatttgcAAGCTGAGGTGACTTTAAAAATACACGTTATTCTATTAATCGTTTCATTAGTGTTTATTGCGACGAATTTCCTAAatctatatattgtataaatcaAAACAAAAGTTCAAGGtcaaatgtgtatatacatatacatatatatatatatgtatgtatgtatatataacctACACATGTACAGTAAGCatatatcatgtatatttaatatgataaatatttatttaataaaatatgtctttaattttaacgatattgttatatgtttatatttactattaatattaaaatgagaaTTGTTACTCATAAATGTTTTCTTCGATTGTACGCAGGTGCTAGATCATTATGAGAATCCTAGAAATGTAGGTTCATTAGACAAGAATGATACTCGAGTAGGCACAGGTCTTGTAGGTGCTCCAGCTTGCGGTGACGTTATGAAACTACAAATTAAAGTAGATGAAAATGGAAAGATCGTTGATGCTAAATTTAAGACCTTTGGATGCGGTTCAGCTATCGCTTCTAGTTCTTTGGCTACAGAATGGGTGAAAGGAAAGACTGTACGTTGTCTAAATTTCTATAACTTTctgtaattagaaaatattatataaataattatactaaatattcttttgtagGTCGACGAAGCTTTGAAATTAAAGAATACTGACATAGCGAAGGAACTTTGCCTACCACCGGTCAAG from Vespula pensylvanica isolate Volc-1 chromosome 11, ASM1446617v1, whole genome shotgun sequence encodes:
- the LOC122632901 gene encoding iron-sulfur cluster assembly scaffold protein IscU isoform X1, coding for MMSLLRSLPKALNGASKTLSHSVPAVFYHPNVLDHYENPRNVGSLDKNDTRVGTGLVGAPACGDVMKLQIKVDENGKIVDAKFKTFGCGSAIASSSLATEWVKGKTVDEALKLKNTDIAKELCLPPVKLHCSMLAEDAIKAALSDYRIKQQSKENSADESKSAEMKA
- the LOC122632901 gene encoding iron-sulfur cluster assembly scaffold protein IscU isoform X2; this encodes MYVYITYTCTVLDHYENPRNVGSLDKNDTRVGTGLVGAPACGDVMKLQIKVDENGKIVDAKFKTFGCGSAIASSSLATEWVKGKTVDEALKLKNTDIAKELCLPPVKLHCSMLAEDAIKAALSDYRIKQQSKENSADESKSAEMKA